The proteins below come from a single Corylus avellana chromosome ca3, CavTom2PMs-1.0 genomic window:
- the LOC132175800 gene encoding uncharacterized protein LOC132175800 → MDYTGRWSSQQQTPQIPNLTPIFSSIPHALMYHQPPETSLSALSSHFSHQHPTTNPIPSPFLYFPQPVLPSSLTSNPDLHPPGTDPSVNSCSYPSTQVGFHGWVSNQAEAISNEAAICSLSENYSVSTNDASGIIPQQTKVVQSMRCEVCKIDCNSKDVYETHIMGKKHKRNLQVQNCPTSAMLSGSSDMITDITTQIGSIGGQTIFGASGVAASEELETKKRKLLDGGAVVDSVRFCTICNVACNSQEVFNKHLAGKKHASQDRNQFLMNRMDVIKGSEDTQKEETLTESPSSKLNTILSMQKSFGDKHGIGYDQTASTSKNMARLIALNGVGPYIAAIRSHDSGTFRKYPKKNKFVQSAWCEVCKINCNSSDIYIKHISGKKHQRNLEKLSQSKNDAGAPAPNAPLASTKPVIGPIENPEANKGKSVVQNSGEKVAESQASEEDLETKKRKILGLGAAAEAVRTCTICNVVCNSQTVFNSHLAGQKHATMVKQSQGLN, encoded by the exons ATGGACTACACCGGCAGATGGTCTTCTCAGCAGCAAACCCCACAAATCCCTAACCTTACCCCTATATTTTCTTCAATTCCGCACGCTCTAATGTACCACCAGCCACCAGAAACCTCCCTCTCCGCCTTGTCATCCCACTTCTCTCACCAACATCCCACCACAAATCCTATCCCTAGCCCTTTTCTATATTTTCCGCAGCCAGTGCTTCCCTCTTCCCTAACCTCTAACCCTGACCTTCACCCACCTGGCACCGATCCCTCTGTCAATTCGTGCTCCTACCCATCAACCCAGGTCGGTTTTCACGGATGGGTTTCTAATCAAGCTGAAGCCATCAGTAATGAAGCT GCTATCTGTTCTTTGAGTGAGAATTATAGTGTGTCCACCAATGATGCCTCGGGGATAATTCCACAGCAAACTAAGGTTGTTCAGTCCATGAGGTGTGAGGTCTGCAAAATTGATTGTAATAGCAAAGACGTTTATGAGACACACATAATGGGAAAGAAACACAAGAGGAATTTGCAAGTACAAAATTGTCCAACTAGTGCAATGTTATCAGGCAGCTCTGATATGATAACTGATATAACAACCCAGATAGGCAGTATAGGTGGACAAACAATATTTGGAGCTTCAGGTGTGGCTGCTAGTGAGGAGTTGGAGACAAAGAAACGGAAGCTTTTGGATGGCGGTGCAGTAGTTGATTCTGTCAGGTTTTGCACAATATGCAATGTTGCTTGCAATAGCCAAGAAGTGTTCAATAAACATCTGGCTGGGAAAAAACATGCTTCTCAG GACAGGAATCAATTCTTGATGAATAGGATGGATGTAATCAAGGGATCAGAAGATACCCAAAAAGAGGAAACTCTTACAGAATCTCCTTCATCAAAACTGAACACCATTCTGAGCATGCAGAAGTCCTTTGGTGATAAACATGGAATTGGCTATGATCAAACTGCTTCTACTTCAAAAAATATG GCTCGCTTAATAGCTCTTAATGGGGTCGGACCATATATTGCTGCAATCAGGTCTCATGATAGTGGCACTTTCAGAAAATacccaaagaaaaacaagtttGTTCAATCTGCATGGTGTGAAGTATGCAAAATCAATTGCAACAGCAGTGATATCTACATCAAACACATATCAGGAAAGAAGCACCAGAGGAACCTGGAGAAACTGTCGCAATCAAAGAATGATGCCGGTGCCCCCGCCCCAAATGCTCCACTGGCCTCAACAAAGCCAGTAATTGGACCAATAGAAAATCCGGAGGCCAATAAGGGCAAGAGTGTTGTGCAAAATTCAGGGGAAAAGGTAGCCGAGTCACAGGCATCAGAAGAAGATCTGGAGACAAAGAAACGTAAGATTTTGGGACTTGGAGCAGCAGCCGAAGCTGTTAGGACCTGCACCATATGCAATGTGGTGTGCAACAGCCAGACAGTCTTCAATTCTCATCTTGCTGGTCAGAAGCATGCTACCATGGTGAAGCAATCGCAGGGTCTCAACTAA